Proteins encoded within one genomic window of Ursus arctos isolate Adak ecotype North America unplaced genomic scaffold, UrsArc2.0 scaffold_7, whole genome shotgun sequence:
- the LOC113258951 gene encoding zinc finger protein 345-like isoform X5: MLENYSHLVSLGCCIPKPEVILKLEQGEQPWILEEESPSQSYPEVCKVDNQLEQNQEAQDRHFWQAPFINNKTLTMHRGNVLGSIFNFNTDTVPSIKIPCRCDSCVMNLKCISELIINKKNYLSKKPVDLNTYAKLFLHINHEQTQMGEKPCEFIQNGKYLIHNEDFIPYQRIKNIEQSFIQSNKEYKECGKAFHEKAVVIPYNQAHIEQSPCEHNESDKTFCNNSTLMVHKVAQRTENLYEFHEYAKPFEKSSLLEHRVHLEVKGYEYIERVDNFNARSDFPDRGERIFEYNNLGEPFWEKSVLNVTQTTHIGDKVYECNECGKAFCKKSKLTKHQKIHTREKPYECKECGKRFSRKSLLTLHLRIHTGEKPYECKECGKCFSRSSHLIIHQRTHTGEKPYECKECRKSFYHKSYLTVHQRIHTGEKPYECNQCGKTFISNSVLTIHQKTHTGEKPYECNQCGKFFSRNSYLTVHLRTHTGEKPYECEICGKTFCHKSDVTKHEKTHIGGKPYGCTQCGKTFSRNSGLKVHQRTHTKEKPYECGECGKSFSEKSVLTVHQRIHTGEKPYKCNECEKTFYNKSDLTKHHRTHTGEKPYECKECGKFFSRNSYLTVHQRTHTGEKPYVCKKCGKTFCHKSDYTIHKQTHRGEKSYHCQQCGKTFTCSSVLRSHQRTHTGEKPYECNECGKSFSEKSVLTVHQRIHTGEKPYKCNECGKSFYHKSDLTKHQRTHTGEKPYECNHCGKTFSCNSGLKVHQRRHIREKPYECIESEKTSKKSVITVHPRLHTGEENL; the protein is encoded by the exons atgctggagaactatAGCCACCTTGTCTCACTGG GGTGTTGCATCCCTAAACCAGAAGTAATCTTGAAGTTGGAACAAGGAGAGCAGCCATGGATACTAGAGGAAGAGTCCCCAAGTCAGAGCTACCCAG aaGTCTGCAAAGTTGATAACCAACTAGAACAGAATCAAGAAGCCCAGGACAGACATTTCTGGCAAGCTCCATTTATCAACAACAAAACACTGACTATGCACAGAGGTAATGTATTAggaagcatttttaatttcaacacAGACACAGTTCCTTCCATAAAAATACCCTGTAGGTGTGACTCGTGTGTTATgaatttgaaatgtatttcagaattaattattaataagaaaaactaTTTAAGTAAGAAGCCTGTTGACCTCAATACATACGCGAAATTGTTCCTTCATATTAACCATGAACAAACTCAAATGGGAGAGAAACCTTGTGAATTcattcaaaatggaaaatatctcaTTCATAATGAAGATTTCATCCCAtatcagagaattaaaaatatagagCAATCCTTTATTCAAAGCAATAAGGAATacaaggaatgtgggaaagctttcCATGAGAAGGCAGTTGTCATCCCATATAACCAAGCTCACATAGAACAGAGTCCTTGTGAACATAATGAATCTGATAAAACATTCTGTAATAATTCAACCCTCATGGTCCATAAGGTGgcacaaagaacagaaaatcttTACGAGTTTCATGAATATGCTAAACCTTTTGAGAAGTCATCTCTCTTGGAACACAGAGTTCATTTAGAGGTGAAAGGTTATGAGTATATTGAAAGAGTGGATAATTTCAATGCGAGATCAGACTTCcctgacagaggagagagaatattTGAATATAACAACTTGGGAGAACCTTTCTGGGAGAAGTCAGTCCTTAATGTAACTCAgacaacacacataggagacaaagtctatgaatgtaatgaatgtggaaaagcaTTCTGCAAAAAGTCAAAACTCACCAAACACCAGAAAATACATACaagagagaaaccctatgaatgtaaggaatgtgggaagcgCTTCTCTCGGAAATCTCTCCTCACATTACACCTGCGAATCCACAcgggagagaaaccctatgaatgtaaggagTGTGGGAAATGCTTCTCTAGAAGTTCACACCTCATAATTCATCAGAGaacacacacaggagagaaaccctatgaatgtaaggaatgtagAAAAAGCTTCTACCATAAGTCATATCTCACAGTACACCAGAGAATtcacacaggggagaagccctatgaatgtaaTCAGTGTGGAAAAACCTTCATAAGCAACTCAGTCCTCACAATACAtcagaaaacacacacaggcGAGAAACCCTATGAGTGTAATCAGTGTGGAAAATTCTTCTCTAGAAACTCCTACCTTACAGTACATCTGAGAActcacacaggggagaagccctatgaatgtGAGATATGTGGGAAAACCTTTTGTCACAAATCAGATGTCACTAAACATGAGAAAACTCACATAGGGGGAAAACCCTATGGATGTACTCAGTGTGGGAAGACTTTTAGTCGCAACTCAGGTCTAAAAGtacatcagagaactcacacgAAGGAGAAGCCATATGAATGTGGTGAGTGTGGGAAATCCTTCTCTGAGAAATCAGTCCTCACAGTACATCAGAGGATACACACAGGGGAGAAACCTTATAAGTGTAATGAATGTGAAAAAACCTTCTACAATAAATCAGACCTCACTAAACACCATAGAACTCACACaggtgagaaaccctatgaatgtaaggaatgtgggaaattctTCTCCAGGAATTCATATCTTACAGTACACcagagaactcacacaggagagaaaccctatgtgTGTAAAAAATGTGGGAAGACCTTTTGCCATAAGTCAGACTatacaatacataaacaaacacacagaggggagaaaTCCTATCACTGTCAGCAGTGTGGGAAGACCTTCACTTGCAGTTCAGTCCTCAGATcacatcagagaactcacacaggtgagaagccctatgaatgtaaTGAGTGTGGAAAGTCGTTTTCTGAGAAATCAGTTCTCACCGTACATCAGAGAATACACACAGGGGAGAAACCTTACAAGTGTAACGAATGTGGGAAGTCCTTCTATCATAAGTCAGATCTCACTAAGCATCAGAGaacacacacaggagagaaaccctatgaatgtaatcATTGTGGGAAAACCTTCAGTTGCAACTCAGGCCTCAAAGTACATCAGAGAAGACACATAAGAGAGAAACCCTACGAGTGTATTGAGAGTGAGAAAACCTCCAAGAAATCAGTTATCACGGTACATCCAAGGTTACACACAGGGGaagaaaatttgtaa
- the LOC113258951 gene encoding zinc finger protein 260-like isoform X6 — protein sequence MHRGNVLGSIFNFNTDTVPSIKIPCRCDSCVMNLKCISELIINKKNYLSKKPVDLNTYAKLFLHINHEQTQMGEKPCEFIQNGKYLIHNEDFIPYQRIKNIEQSFIQSNKEYKECGKAFHEKAVVIPYNQAHIEQSPCEHNESDKTFCNNSTLMVHKVAQRTENLYEFHEYAKPFEKSSLLEHRVHLEVKGYEYIERVDNFNARSDFPDRGERIFEYNNLGEPFWEKSVLNVTQTTHIGDKVYECNECGKAFCKKSKLTKHQKIHTREKPYECKECGKRFSRKSLLTLHLRIHTGEKPYECKECGKCFSRSSHLIIHQRTHTGEKPYECKECRKSFYHKSYLTVHQRIHTGEKPYECNQCGKTFISNSVLTIHQKTHTGEKPYECNQCGKFFSRNSYLTVHLRTHTGEKPYECEICGKTFCHKSDVTKHEKTHIGGKPYGCTQCGKTFSRNSGLKVHQRTHTKEKPYECGECGKSFSEKSVLTVHQRIHTGEKPYKCNECEKTFYNKSDLTKHHRTHTGEKPYECKECGKFFSRNSYLTVHQRTHTGEKPYVCKKCGKTFCHKSDYTIHKQTHRGEKSYHCQQCGKTFTCSSVLRSHQRTHTGEKPYECNECGKSFSEKSVLTVHQRIHTGEKPYKCNECGKSFYHKSDLTKHQRTHTGEKPYECNHCGKTFSCNSGLKVHQRRHIREKPYECIESEKTSKKSVITVHPRLHTGEENL from the coding sequence ATGCACAGAGGTAATGTATTAggaagcatttttaatttcaacacAGACACAGTTCCTTCCATAAAAATACCCTGTAGGTGTGACTCGTGTGTTATgaatttgaaatgtatttcagaattaattattaataagaaaaactaTTTAAGTAAGAAGCCTGTTGACCTCAATACATACGCGAAATTGTTCCTTCATATTAACCATGAACAAACTCAAATGGGAGAGAAACCTTGTGAATTcattcaaaatggaaaatatctcaTTCATAATGAAGATTTCATCCCAtatcagagaattaaaaatatagagCAATCCTTTATTCAAAGCAATAAGGAATacaaggaatgtgggaaagctttcCATGAGAAGGCAGTTGTCATCCCATATAACCAAGCTCACATAGAACAGAGTCCTTGTGAACATAATGAATCTGATAAAACATTCTGTAATAATTCAACCCTCATGGTCCATAAGGTGgcacaaagaacagaaaatcttTACGAGTTTCATGAATATGCTAAACCTTTTGAGAAGTCATCTCTCTTGGAACACAGAGTTCATTTAGAGGTGAAAGGTTATGAGTATATTGAAAGAGTGGATAATTTCAATGCGAGATCAGACTTCcctgacagaggagagagaatattTGAATATAACAACTTGGGAGAACCTTTCTGGGAGAAGTCAGTCCTTAATGTAACTCAgacaacacacataggagacaaagtctatgaatgtaatgaatgtggaaaagcaTTCTGCAAAAAGTCAAAACTCACCAAACACCAGAAAATACATACaagagagaaaccctatgaatgtaaggaatgtgggaagcgCTTCTCTCGGAAATCTCTCCTCACATTACACCTGCGAATCCACAcgggagagaaaccctatgaatgtaaggagTGTGGGAAATGCTTCTCTAGAAGTTCACACCTCATAATTCATCAGAGaacacacacaggagagaaaccctatgaatgtaaggaatgtagAAAAAGCTTCTACCATAAGTCATATCTCACAGTACACCAGAGAATtcacacaggggagaagccctatgaatgtaaTCAGTGTGGAAAAACCTTCATAAGCAACTCAGTCCTCACAATACAtcagaaaacacacacaggcGAGAAACCCTATGAGTGTAATCAGTGTGGAAAATTCTTCTCTAGAAACTCCTACCTTACAGTACATCTGAGAActcacacaggggagaagccctatgaatgtGAGATATGTGGGAAAACCTTTTGTCACAAATCAGATGTCACTAAACATGAGAAAACTCACATAGGGGGAAAACCCTATGGATGTACTCAGTGTGGGAAGACTTTTAGTCGCAACTCAGGTCTAAAAGtacatcagagaactcacacgAAGGAGAAGCCATATGAATGTGGTGAGTGTGGGAAATCCTTCTCTGAGAAATCAGTCCTCACAGTACATCAGAGGATACACACAGGGGAGAAACCTTATAAGTGTAATGAATGTGAAAAAACCTTCTACAATAAATCAGACCTCACTAAACACCATAGAACTCACACaggtgagaaaccctatgaatgtaaggaatgtgggaaattctTCTCCAGGAATTCATATCTTACAGTACACcagagaactcacacaggagagaaaccctatgtgTGTAAAAAATGTGGGAAGACCTTTTGCCATAAGTCAGACTatacaatacataaacaaacacacagaggggagaaaTCCTATCACTGTCAGCAGTGTGGGAAGACCTTCACTTGCAGTTCAGTCCTCAGATcacatcagagaactcacacaggtgagaagccctatgaatgtaaTGAGTGTGGAAAGTCGTTTTCTGAGAAATCAGTTCTCACCGTACATCAGAGAATACACACAGGGGAGAAACCTTACAAGTGTAACGAATGTGGGAAGTCCTTCTATCATAAGTCAGATCTCACTAAGCATCAGAGaacacacacaggagagaaaccctatgaatgtaatcATTGTGGGAAAACCTTCAGTTGCAACTCAGGCCTCAAAGTACATCAGAGAAGACACATAAGAGAGAAACCCTACGAGTGTATTGAGAGTGAGAAAACCTCCAAGAAATCAGTTATCACGGTACATCCAAGGTTACACACAGGGGaagaaaatttgtaa